From a single Sporosarcina oncorhynchi genomic region:
- a CDS encoding trimeric intracellular cation channel family protein, giving the protein MAWEVFSFIGTVAFAISGALIAIEEKYDIFGVYILGMVTAFGGGAVRNVLIGIPVSVLWDQNFLFIVATISISLIFFFSKNVLTHWNRWGTYFDAIGLAAFAIQGAMLAVNMNLSLFAVMVAAVLTGAGGGVIRDLLAGRRPLIFKKDIYAVWAGTAGLIVGLGLYKFDWALYVLLIVTTTMRILSYSLQWRLPQGR; this is encoded by the coding sequence ATGGCATGGGAAGTATTCAGTTTTATCGGCACAGTCGCTTTTGCGATTTCTGGTGCCCTAATTGCCATTGAGGAAAAGTACGATATTTTTGGCGTTTATATATTAGGAATGGTAACGGCCTTCGGGGGTGGAGCGGTCAGAAATGTGCTCATCGGAATTCCTGTATCTGTATTATGGGACCAGAATTTCCTTTTTATCGTGGCAACCATTTCCATCAGTTTAATCTTCTTTTTTTCAAAAAATGTACTGACTCACTGGAACCGTTGGGGAACTTATTTTGATGCTATCGGTTTAGCCGCCTTTGCAATTCAAGGTGCCATGCTTGCTGTCAATATGAACTTATCTCTATTCGCTGTTATGGTCGCAGCCGTTTTAACTGGTGCTGGTGGAGGTGTGATTCGGGATCTGCTGGCAGGCAGGAGACCACTCATCTTCAAGAAAGACATTTATGCAGTATGGGCTGGGACTGCGGGTCTAATCGTAGGTCTCGGGCTTTATAAATTCGATTGGGCTTTATACGTCCTTTTAATTGTTACTACAACAATGCGCATCCTCTCATACAGTTTGCAGTGGCGTCTGCCTCAAGGTCGATAA
- the hfq gene encoding RNA chaperone Hfq: protein MAQVNMQETFLNALRKNNTFVTVFLLNGFQLKGLIKSYDNYTVLLESDGKQQLIYKHAISTYVPSKPVQLKDQE from the coding sequence ATGGCACAAGTGAATATGCAAGAAACATTTTTGAATGCTTTAAGGAAGAACAATACGTTTGTTACGGTTTTTTTGTTGAACGGTTTTCAATTGAAAGGTCTTATCAAATCTTATGATAATTATACCGTTCTCCTTGAATCGGATGGCAAACAGCAGTTAATTTATAAGCATGCCATTTCAACATATGTTCCAAGCAAACCTGTTCAATTAAAAGACCAGGAATAA
- the miaA gene encoding tRNA (adenosine(37)-N6)-dimethylallyltransferase MiaA, producing MSALTDVIAIVGPTASGKTALSIELAKTIDGEIINGDAMQVYRGLDIGTAKITEEEKRGIPHHLFDCKDPADSFSVAEYQSVVRQAIEDISRRGKQPIIVGGTGLYIQSVLFDFRFTEEAADATVRARLERELQVDGGVERLYSRLQALDPKSADKIHINNHRRLVRALEIMEVTGTTKNNLEQDQGQEPMYNHLIVGLEVERELLYERISERVDKMMDAGLLEEARALWDKGIRNVQSVQAIGYKELFLYFNNALTLEDAVELIKKNTRNYAKRQMTYFRNKMGISWFDAMIEKEKVVEGILTIMKDFTHIESNK from the coding sequence ATGAGCGCATTGACAGATGTAATTGCCATCGTAGGACCTACTGCTTCAGGTAAAACAGCCTTAAGTATAGAACTGGCTAAAACCATTGATGGAGAGATCATCAATGGTGATGCGATGCAAGTATACAGGGGTCTTGATATAGGAACTGCTAAGATTACTGAAGAAGAAAAACGAGGAATACCACATCATTTATTTGATTGTAAAGATCCCGCTGATTCTTTTTCTGTCGCAGAATATCAATCTGTTGTAAGACAAGCAATTGAGGATATTTCACGGAGAGGTAAACAGCCAATCATTGTCGGTGGAACAGGATTATATATTCAGTCCGTGCTGTTTGATTTCAGGTTTACAGAAGAAGCTGCGGATGCAACTGTTAGAGCACGACTGGAACGAGAACTTCAAGTGGATGGTGGTGTAGAACGTCTCTACAGTAGACTACAAGCGCTGGATCCGAAAAGTGCAGACAAGATCCATATAAACAATCACCGCCGATTGGTACGTGCATTAGAAATCATGGAAGTGACGGGCACAACAAAAAATAATCTTGAACAGGACCAAGGGCAGGAACCGATGTACAACCATTTGATAGTCGGTCTGGAAGTGGAACGTGAACTGCTGTATGAACGAATCAGTGAACGTGTGGACAAGATGATGGACGCTGGATTGCTAGAAGAAGCACGAGCGCTTTGGGATAAAGGCATTCGAAATGTCCAGTCGGTGCAAGCAATCGGTTATAAGGAGCTTTTTCTCTACTTTAATAATGCACTCACATTGGAAGATGCTGTCGAATTGATAAAAAAGAATACTCGAAATTATGCTAAACGTCAAATGACGTATTTTAGAAACAAAATGGGGATTTCATGGTTCGACGCTATGATAGAGAAAGAAAAAGTTGTTGAAGGAATTTTGACAATAATGAAGGATTTCACTCATATCGAATCGAATAAGTAA
- a CDS encoding alpha/beta fold hydrolase codes for MDEKKLEMSDNFYIHTVSAAPNGKPKGHIHLLHGMAEHIDRYEEFIEFLVKEGFSVSGHDHRGHGKTAQLNGKLGTFGDSIGFDRIVEDAQEVIHFYKEIFKAPRFILIGHSMGSFIARRYAQLFGDELDDLVCLGTAGNPGASGVAGAAIATLKGRMTSFEEPDHLINKLVFGSFNKSILNPQTPFDWLATDKETVKNYIEDPYCGFVPTTSFFIALFEGLKNIHDSSNMNYVPKNLPVLFLSGSDDPVGNKSKGVWQVANQFVSNGIKDVTVMIYEGGRHEMLQETNRRDVFETIMNWISKR; via the coding sequence TTGGATGAAAAAAAACTGGAAATGTCCGATAATTTTTATATCCATACCGTTTCAGCAGCTCCAAATGGAAAACCGAAAGGACATATACATTTACTTCACGGGATGGCCGAGCATATTGATAGGTATGAAGAGTTTATCGAGTTTTTAGTAAAGGAAGGTTTTTCGGTATCGGGACATGATCATAGGGGGCATGGTAAAACTGCCCAATTGAATGGTAAGCTCGGAACGTTTGGAGATTCCATTGGTTTTGACAGAATCGTGGAAGATGCTCAAGAGGTCATTCATTTTTACAAAGAGATTTTCAAAGCGCCACGATTTATATTGATTGGTCATAGCATGGGTTCATTTATCGCCAGAAGGTACGCCCAACTCTTTGGGGACGAACTAGATGATCTTGTCTGTCTCGGCACTGCGGGAAATCCTGGCGCAAGCGGTGTGGCAGGAGCGGCAATCGCAACGTTGAAGGGTCGTATGACTTCATTTGAAGAACCAGATCATCTCATCAATAAATTGGTGTTCGGCAGCTTCAATAAATCGATTCTAAATCCACAAACACCGTTTGACTGGTTAGCGACAGATAAAGAAACTGTTAAAAACTATATAGAAGATCCGTATTGTGGTTTTGTTCCCACGACTAGCTTTTTCATCGCTCTCTTTGAAGGATTGAAGAATATCCATGATTCATCAAATATGAATTATGTTCCTAAAAACCTTCCAGTATTATTTTTATCAGGCTCAGATGATCCTGTAGGCAATAAAAGTAAAGGGGTTTGGCAAGTTGCGAATCAATTTGTCAGCAATGGCATCAAAGACGTCACAGTCATGATTTACGAAGGTGGCCGTCATGAAATGCTACAGGAAACGAATCGAAGAGACGTTTTTGAAACCATCATGAATTGGATCAGCAAACGATGA
- a CDS encoding glycerol-3-phosphate dehydrogenase/oxidase produces the protein MLSSITRPKVKQFMGEYQFDLLVIGGGITGAGIALDAVTRGLSVALVDMQDFAAGTSSRSTKLVHGGLRYLKQMELKIVSETGKERDIVYRNALHVTEPERMLLPFHKGGTFGKLTTSAGLFVYDKLAGVKKDERREMLTADETLEMEPLLKEEGLMGGGHYVEYRTDDARLTIEVLKKASQKGALCMNYMKVEKFIYSDKKVRGAIIRDMLNGGQLEVNASVIVNATGPWVDEMRGKDQISNDKRLKLTKGIHIVIDQAVFPLRQAVYFDTADDRMIFAIPRGNKAYIGTTDTFFDGDPSNPIANEEDITYLLESIHYMFPTIKVERKDVESTWAGVRPLIYEEGKDASEISRKDEIWQADTGLITIAGGKLTGYRKMAETVIDQVVKKFPTTSFGPCVTEFLPLSGGEFDNEDHFETFLESKANESLLYGLTKEEGRQLASLYGTNVDTILNYVNAVSTEKSLLPTLWKAEVLYAVHHEMAMTPSDFFIRRKGDLYFNIGFVKHYKEEVTSYMAALLSYDAETSEAHLKQLEQHIKEAECKGGA, from the coding sequence ATGTTATCATCGATCACTAGACCAAAAGTGAAACAGTTCATGGGCGAGTACCAATTTGACCTGCTTGTTATTGGTGGGGGCATTACGGGAGCGGGAATTGCATTAGATGCCGTTACTCGAGGATTGTCTGTTGCATTAGTCGATATGCAAGATTTTGCTGCAGGTACATCTAGCAGATCAACAAAACTTGTACATGGCGGTTTACGCTATTTAAAACAGATGGAACTGAAAATTGTTTCTGAAACAGGTAAAGAACGGGATATCGTTTACCGAAACGCTTTGCATGTAACGGAACCAGAACGAATGTTATTACCTTTTCACAAAGGAGGAACATTCGGTAAGCTAACTACTTCTGCTGGGTTGTTTGTCTATGACAAACTGGCGGGCGTTAAAAAAGACGAACGCCGTGAAATGCTAACTGCAGATGAAACACTTGAAATGGAACCTTTACTAAAAGAAGAAGGTTTAATGGGCGGTGGGCATTATGTCGAGTACCGTACAGATGATGCCAGACTGACGATAGAAGTCTTAAAAAAAGCATCCCAAAAAGGTGCGCTCTGCATGAATTATATGAAAGTGGAAAAATTCATTTATAGTGACAAAAAAGTAAGAGGAGCTATCATACGGGATATGCTTAACGGTGGACAATTAGAAGTGAATGCTTCAGTCATTGTTAATGCAACAGGTCCTTGGGTAGATGAGATGAGAGGTAAAGATCAGATTTCAAACGATAAACGCTTGAAACTGACTAAAGGTATTCATATTGTAATCGATCAAGCTGTGTTTCCGCTACGCCAAGCGGTCTATTTCGATACGGCCGATGATAGAATGATTTTTGCTATTCCACGAGGCAATAAAGCGTATATCGGTACGACCGATACATTTTTCGACGGGGATCCGTCCAATCCTATCGCGAACGAAGAGGATATTACCTATCTTCTAGAATCCATCCATTACATGTTTCCGACGATAAAAGTTGAACGTAAAGATGTTGAATCAACGTGGGCTGGTGTTCGCCCACTTATATACGAGGAAGGAAAAGACGCTTCTGAAATATCACGCAAAGATGAAATTTGGCAAGCGGATACAGGTCTAATAACAATCGCGGGAGGCAAATTGACCGGATATCGTAAAATGGCCGAGACTGTAATTGATCAAGTCGTCAAAAAGTTTCCAACGACATCATTCGGTCCGTGTGTCACAGAGTTCCTTCCATTATCGGGTGGAGAATTCGACAATGAGGATCATTTTGAGACATTTTTAGAGAGTAAAGCAAATGAATCACTTTTATACGGACTGACGAAAGAGGAAGGCAGACAACTAGCTTCATTATATGGAACGAATGTCGATACGATTTTAAACTATGTAAATGCCGTATCAACTGAAAAGTCTCTATTGCCAACTTTATGGAAAGCTGAAGTTCTATATGCTGTTCATCATGAAATGGCGATGACGCCGTCCGATTTCTTTATTAGAAGAAAAGGTGATTTATACTTCAACATTGGCTTCGTTAAACATTATAAAGAAGAAGTAACATCCTATATGGCTGCCTTATTATCTTATGATGCTGAAACGAGCGAGGCGCATCTAAAGCAATTGGAACAACATATTAAAGAAGCCGAATGTAAAGGCGGTGCTTAA
- the glpK gene encoding glycerol kinase GlpK: MGKFILAIDQGTTSTRAILFDRQGKIVHSAQREFKQFFPQPGWVEHNPNEIWGSVLSVIASVLTESGLQPQEIDSIGITNQRETTVVWDKNTGQPIYNAIVWQSRQTQEIVEALRKNEKEELIRKKTGLQLDPYFSGSKVKWILDHVEGARERASKGELLFGTIDSYLIWKLSDGAVHVTDYSNASRTMLFNIHELKWDEELCDLLEIPMEMLPEVRMSSEIYATTDASVFFGTEIPIAGAAGDQQCALFGQACFHEGMAKNTYGTGCFMLLNTGDKPVQSDNGLLTTIAWGLDGKVTYALEGSVFVAGSAIQWLRDGMRMIQKAEDSERYAQKVASTDGVYVVPAFVGLGTPYWDSDVRGAVFGLTRGTEKEHFIRATVEALAYQTKDVLLTMEKDSKMDIDLLRVDGGAVSNAFLMQFQSDLLQIEVEQSAYLETTALGAAYLAGLATGFFESCEHVESLWAKEKTYSPKMAIEKRDDLYNGWKKAVAAARLFK, from the coding sequence ATGGGGAAATTCATTCTGGCCATCGATCAGGGAACTACAAGCACTCGCGCAATTCTATTCGATAGACAAGGAAAGATTGTCCATTCCGCACAGCGGGAGTTTAAACAGTTTTTCCCGCAACCGGGTTGGGTAGAGCATAATCCGAACGAAATCTGGGGTTCTGTTCTATCAGTTATTGCATCAGTTTTGACAGAAAGCGGTCTTCAACCACAAGAAATCGATTCAATCGGTATAACGAATCAACGGGAGACAACCGTTGTCTGGGACAAAAATACAGGACAGCCAATTTATAACGCCATTGTCTGGCAGTCAAGGCAGACACAGGAAATCGTCGAAGCTTTGCGTAAGAATGAAAAAGAAGAATTAATCCGCAAGAAAACAGGCTTGCAGTTGGACCCTTATTTTTCTGGTTCCAAAGTGAAATGGATACTCGATCATGTAGAAGGCGCTAGAGAACGGGCTTCCAAAGGAGAATTGCTATTTGGAACAATCGATTCATACCTCATCTGGAAACTGTCTGACGGTGCGGTCCATGTAACGGATTATTCTAATGCATCCAGAACGATGCTTTTCAATATTCATGAGCTAAAATGGGACGAGGAATTGTGTGACCTACTTGAAATTCCAATGGAAATGTTGCCAGAAGTCCGAATGTCATCGGAAATTTATGCAACTACTGATGCATCAGTCTTTTTCGGCACCGAAATTCCTATTGCCGGCGCTGCGGGGGATCAGCAGTGTGCGCTATTCGGACAGGCTTGCTTCCATGAAGGCATGGCGAAGAATACGTATGGAACCGGTTGTTTCATGTTGCTTAATACAGGTGATAAGCCTGTTCAGTCTGATAATGGATTGCTAACGACAATCGCCTGGGGGCTAGATGGAAAGGTGACATATGCGCTTGAAGGAAGCGTATTTGTCGCAGGTTCTGCAATCCAGTGGCTGCGAGACGGAATGCGGATGATCCAGAAAGCCGAGGATTCCGAACGGTATGCACAGAAAGTTGCTTCAACCGATGGTGTATATGTAGTTCCTGCGTTTGTGGGGCTTGGTACTCCCTATTGGGATTCTGATGTGAGAGGTGCAGTCTTCGGTCTCACACGAGGTACCGAAAAAGAACACTTCATCCGGGCGACAGTTGAAGCTTTGGCGTACCAGACAAAAGATGTCCTGCTAACTATGGAAAAGGATTCCAAAATGGACATCGATCTGTTGCGAGTAGATGGTGGTGCCGTTTCAAATGCCTTTTTGATGCAGTTTCAAAGTGATCTGCTTCAAATTGAAGTAGAACAATCCGCTTATTTGGAAACAACCGCACTCGGTGCTGCTTACCTAGCAGGCTTAGCGACAGGCTTTTTCGAATCATGTGAGCATGTCGAATCGTTATGGGCAAAAGAAAAAACCTATTCTCCAAAAATGGCTATTGAGAAGCGTGACGACCTATATAATGGGTGGAAAAAAGCTGTAGCAGCTGCACGCTTATTTAAATGA
- the mutL gene encoding DNA mismatch repair endonuclease MutL translates to MDIISVMDDTLSNKIAAGEVVERPASIVKELVENAIDAESTIIEIALEEAGLTSIRVTDNGKGMSRNDATLAFERHATSKISNEHDLFRIRTLGFRGEALASIASVSKVRLWTSDGETEGTEVHIDGGAVIKESNAAFRKGTDISVNQLFYNTPARLKYMKSMQTELGHTIDLVNRLALSHPTIAFKLSHYGQTILQTSGNGDQQRVLNDIYGVAVAKKMVPFSGENADFKVDGFVTLPEMTRASKNYMTLVVNGRWVKSYTANQAVLDGLHTYLPIGRYPISIVNVETDPFLTDVNVHPAKQHIRMSKESELFTLLRSAVHEAIKRAIIIPDAIKHKPVKPTPSEQVTIWNEVHPIREREVEERKEYPQERPISEQTTSGEPDTLPEKEMIVYPSSFQENNELRRPEKIFEEVDRPNESDAPVKEKRFPSLVPVGQVHGTYIVAQNEDGFYMIDQHAAQERIKYEFFRDKLSNVDQGERQMLLMPLIFHYSGNDMVKIQENVEALNEVGVFLEEFGPSSYTVKEYPAWFPAGEATSLIEGLIEQVLEFRKTDIGKLREESAIMMSCKRSIKANHYLTISDMEKLLEDLSLAENPYTCPHGRPVLIHFSTYEIEKMFKRVM, encoded by the coding sequence TTGGATATCATTTCAGTAATGGATGATACATTATCCAACAAGATAGCTGCAGGAGAAGTTGTGGAACGTCCCGCCTCGATTGTAAAGGAACTAGTTGAAAACGCAATTGATGCGGAAAGCACGATAATTGAAATTGCACTTGAAGAAGCAGGTCTTACCTCTATTCGAGTTACAGATAATGGGAAAGGTATGTCAAGAAATGACGCGACGCTTGCGTTTGAACGGCATGCCACTAGTAAAATTTCCAACGAGCATGACTTGTTCCGGATCAGGACACTCGGTTTTAGGGGAGAAGCGCTTGCAAGTATCGCGTCCGTTTCCAAAGTAAGGCTTTGGACGTCAGATGGTGAAACTGAAGGGACAGAAGTGCATATTGACGGGGGGGCAGTTATCAAAGAATCGAATGCTGCTTTTCGAAAAGGGACTGATATTTCTGTCAACCAATTATTTTATAATACACCCGCCCGACTAAAATACATGAAGTCAATGCAGACTGAGCTGGGTCATACAATCGATCTGGTGAACAGGTTGGCGCTTTCCCATCCAACTATCGCTTTCAAATTATCCCACTATGGTCAAACGATTTTGCAGACATCAGGCAATGGCGATCAGCAACGGGTACTAAATGATATATACGGTGTTGCGGTAGCAAAAAAGATGGTGCCTTTTAGCGGTGAGAACGCGGACTTCAAAGTAGATGGATTTGTCACACTACCGGAGATGACGCGAGCATCGAAAAACTATATGACTCTTGTTGTGAATGGTAGATGGGTGAAAAGTTATACTGCAAATCAAGCGGTGTTAGATGGGTTGCACACGTACTTACCGATTGGGCGTTATCCTATCTCTATCGTAAATGTGGAAACTGATCCGTTTTTGACCGATGTCAATGTGCATCCGGCAAAACAGCATATTCGAATGAGTAAGGAAAGTGAACTTTTCACACTTTTGAGATCAGCTGTTCATGAAGCGATTAAGCGCGCCATTATTATCCCGGATGCTATAAAGCACAAACCTGTTAAACCGACGCCTTCTGAACAAGTGACGATATGGAATGAAGTGCATCCGATTAGGGAAAGAGAAGTAGAAGAAAGAAAAGAATATCCACAAGAACGACCGATTTCAGAACAAACCACATCAGGAGAACCCGACACTCTTCCTGAAAAAGAAATGATTGTCTATCCATCGTCGTTTCAAGAAAATAATGAATTACGTCGTCCGGAAAAGATTTTCGAAGAGGTGGATAGGCCTAATGAAAGTGATGCGCCAGTAAAAGAGAAACGGTTTCCTTCACTAGTGCCAGTCGGTCAAGTGCATGGGACTTACATTGTTGCGCAAAACGAGGATGGCTTTTATATGATCGATCAGCATGCAGCACAAGAACGGATAAAATATGAGTTTTTTAGAGATAAGCTGAGTAATGTTGATCAGGGCGAAAGACAAATGCTGTTGATGCCGCTAATCTTCCATTACTCGGGAAATGACATGGTAAAAATACAGGAAAATGTAGAGGCGCTTAACGAAGTCGGTGTTTTTCTAGAAGAATTCGGTCCTTCTTCTTATACAGTGAAAGAATATCCTGCCTGGTTTCCTGCTGGGGAAGCAACATCATTAATCGAAGGGTTGATTGAACAAGTACTAGAATTCAGGAAGACTGATATCGGTAAGCTACGTGAAGAATCAGCGATTATGATGAGTTGTAAACGGTCAATAAAGGCAAACCATTATTTGACAATTTCAGATATGGAGAAATTACTCGAGGATCTATCATTAGCTGAAAATCCGTATACATGTCCGCATGGCAGGCCGGTTCTTATCCATTTTTCAACCTATGAAATCGAAAAAATGTTTAAACGAGTGATGTAA
- the mutS gene encoding DNA mismatch repair protein MutS, whose translation MTTYTPMIQQYFRIKAEYEDAFLFFRLGDFYEMFFNDAIEASNILEITLTSRDGGSSDKIPMCGVPFHSAEGYIETLVKKGYKVAICEQTEDPRTAKGIVRREVVKVVTPGTIVDGKTIDANSNHYIGAADQLEEGKYALAYVDLATGEGKVEIVSGDERTLISEIEALGMKEIVVRERLHIMLSDSMSKRDIVLSMENGEAEEGENSQSSSIPQNVSEACKTLVTYLKRTQKSSLEHLRPFQYIQKSGKLSIDANSMRNLELVQSIRNGSKEGTLYWLLDETATAMGARKLRSWIHQPLADKTLIEDRLSLVEDLIQAYFLRDELIGMLKEVYDLERLSGRISMGNATGRDLAQLRNSLRKVPLLKQSLMDSDHERLQQFSERLDPCEEVLKILESSIAENPPLSIKEGGMIKDGYHEQLDTYRDASKNGKEWLASMEREERERTGIKSLKIGYNRIFGYYIEITKSNIHLADLQRYERKQTLANAERYITAELKETEELILNAESEGTELEYTLFCTVRDTMKEHISRVQQLAGILSELDVLLAFSTVSERYRFVKPEFHEGRSLDIKNGRHPVVEKMMDVSLYVPNSCTLAEDANMLLITGPNMSGKSTFMRQVALTVIMAQMGCYVPCEYAKLPVTDQIFTRIGAADDLASGQSTFMMEMMESRYAIGNATANSLLLFDEIGRGTSTYDGMSLAQAMMEFIHDEIGANTLFSTHYHELTKLDTDLDRLMNVHVAAMEQEGRVVFLHKVMAGAADKSYGIHVAQLAGLPDSIVVRAKSLLETFESVDQTPANQPAAEQMSFFDLQEDSQSIDATSVQVVSEIEQTDLLNMTPMQAMQKILDWKEKLKTSI comes from the coding sequence ATGACTACTTATACACCAATGATTCAACAATATTTCAGGATTAAAGCCGAATATGAAGATGCATTCCTGTTCTTCAGACTGGGCGATTTTTATGAAATGTTTTTTAATGATGCAATTGAAGCATCCAATATTTTAGAAATTACATTGACGAGCAGAGATGGTGGAAGTTCAGATAAGATACCGATGTGCGGTGTCCCTTTCCATTCAGCGGAAGGCTATATCGAGACGCTCGTCAAAAAAGGATATAAAGTCGCGATTTGCGAACAGACAGAAGATCCACGGACAGCAAAAGGGATTGTTAGACGCGAAGTCGTTAAAGTGGTCACGCCCGGGACAATCGTAGACGGTAAAACGATTGACGCCAATTCAAATCATTACATAGGAGCTGCAGATCAACTGGAAGAGGGCAAATATGCTCTTGCATATGTAGACTTGGCTACAGGTGAAGGCAAGGTGGAAATCGTCTCAGGAGATGAAAGAACACTCATTAGCGAAATCGAAGCACTTGGTATGAAAGAAATAGTCGTCAGAGAACGTTTGCATATAATGTTGAGTGATAGCATGTCTAAACGGGATATCGTACTTTCCATGGAAAATGGGGAAGCGGAAGAAGGTGAAAATTCACAAAGCAGTTCCATTCCTCAAAACGTATCAGAAGCCTGTAAGACACTTGTCACTTACTTGAAGCGCACGCAGAAATCTTCACTTGAACATCTGCGGCCATTCCAATACATACAAAAGTCTGGGAAATTATCGATAGATGCCAACTCCATGCGAAATCTAGAACTTGTTCAGTCTATTCGTAACGGCAGCAAAGAAGGAACTTTATACTGGCTATTGGATGAAACTGCGACAGCAATGGGCGCAAGGAAATTAAGGAGTTGGATTCATCAGCCTTTGGCGGATAAGACTTTGATCGAGGATAGGTTGTCGCTTGTAGAGGATTTAATACAAGCGTATTTTCTCCGTGATGAACTAATTGGCATGTTAAAAGAGGTATATGACCTTGAGCGGTTATCAGGAAGAATATCTATGGGGAATGCAACTGGCAGGGACCTTGCCCAATTAAGAAATTCATTACGAAAAGTGCCGTTATTAAAGCAGTCATTAATGGATTCAGACCATGAAAGACTGCAGCAATTTTCCGAGCGATTAGATCCTTGTGAAGAAGTTCTTAAAATACTGGAATCCTCCATTGCTGAAAATCCTCCTTTATCCATAAAAGAAGGTGGAATGATTAAGGATGGCTATCATGAACAATTGGATACCTACCGGGACGCATCTAAAAACGGCAAAGAATGGCTCGCAAGCATGGAGAGGGAGGAACGCGAACGGACAGGCATCAAATCGCTGAAAATCGGATATAACAGGATTTTTGGCTACTATATTGAAATTACCAAGTCCAATATCCATCTCGCTGACTTGCAGCGCTATGAGCGGAAACAGACACTTGCAAATGCCGAGCGTTATATTACTGCTGAATTGAAAGAAACGGAAGAATTAATTTTAAATGCAGAATCTGAAGGGACAGAACTGGAATACACATTGTTCTGTACTGTTCGAGACACGATGAAAGAACATATCAGCAGAGTACAACAACTTGCAGGCATCCTATCTGAGTTAGATGTACTTCTTGCGTTTTCAACGGTTTCCGAAAGATACAGGTTCGTCAAACCTGAATTTCATGAAGGACGCTCACTAGACATAAAAAACGGACGCCATCCCGTTGTTGAAAAAATGATGGATGTCTCGCTCTATGTACCAAACAGTTGCACATTGGCTGAAGATGCGAATATGCTGCTTATTACTGGTCCCAATATGTCCGGGAAAAGTACATTCATGCGGCAAGTTGCATTGACCGTCATTATGGCGCAAATGGGCTGTTATGTACCATGTGAATATGCCAAGCTTCCTGTGACAGATCAGATATTTACTAGAATAGGAGCAGCGGATGATCTCGCTTCAGGGCAAAGTACATTCATGATGGAAATGATGGAATCCAGGTATGCAATTGGCAACGCGACTGCAAACAGTCTGTTGCTATTTGATGAGATTGGGCGAGGAACCTCCACATATGATGGTATGTCTCTTGCACAGGCGATGATGGAGTTCATCCATGATGAAATCGGTGCAAATACACTATTTTCGACACATTATCATGAGTTAACAAAGCTGGATACAGACCTTGACCGGTTGATGAATGTCCATGTAGCCGCAATGGAGCAAGAGGGAAGGGTTGTCTTTTTGCATAAAGTGATGGCAGGTGCAGCGGATAAAAGTTACGGAATTCATGTTGCACAACTTGCCGGATTGCCGGATTCTATAGTAGTACGTGCGAAGAGTCTATTGGAAACGTTTGAGAGTGTGGACCAAACACCTGCAAACCAACCAGCTGCTGAACAGATGTCGTTCTTCGATTTACAGGAAGATTCCCAATCGATCGATGCCACTTCAGTACAGGTTGTTAGTGAAATCGAGCAGACAGACTTGCTGAATATGACTCCGATGCAAGCAATGCAAAAAATTCTTGATTGGAAAGAAAAGTTAAAAACTAGTATATAA
- the cotE gene encoding outer spore coat protein CotE, producing the protein MKNLRQIVTKAVIAKGKKRTESTISLKPPNNPSSILGCWVINHTHQAKKVGHYIEVTGKFDVNVWYSHHDHSKTSVFSESVPYKDRIRLSYRDEPTSGQEEILVSVVQHPNCTEALISDCGEKFVIKVERELVAEVVGETKVCITVHPHQFEEEWSFKDESSTHQAEADGPKLDDRKGKDSNPF; encoded by the coding sequence CTGAAGAATTTACGGCAAATTGTAACAAAGGCAGTCATTGCTAAAGGTAAAAAACGGACGGAATCTACTATTTCACTGAAGCCACCCAATAATCCATCAAGTATTTTAGGGTGTTGGGTCATTAACCACACGCACCAAGCCAAAAAGGTAGGCCATTACATTGAAGTGACAGGAAAGTTTGATGTGAATGTGTGGTATTCGCATCATGATCATTCCAAGACGTCTGTGTTCTCTGAATCTGTACCTTATAAGGATCGCATCAGACTCAGTTACCGTGACGAGCCGACATCCGGTCAAGAAGAAATCCTCGTCAGTGTTGTGCAACACCCGAATTGTACGGAAGCACTCATCTCAGATTGCGGAGAGAAATTCGTCATCAAAGTTGAAAGGGAGCTTGTCGCGGAAGTTGTTGGTGAAACGAAAGTGTGCATCACTGTACACCCTCATCAGTTTGAAGAAGAGTGGTCATTCAAAGATGAATCATCAACGCATCAGGCCGAAGCAGATGGACCGAAATTAGATGATCGAAAAGGGAAGGATTCAAATCCGTTTTAA